In one window of Caballeronia sp. TF1N1 DNA:
- a CDS encoding GntR family transcriptional regulator, whose amino-acid sequence MNQTSEDRWRDLRPDPDSDTPLYLQLARKLANAIHDNRWNAGEALPSERVLSEALGVSRITSRKAIALLVEQGLIRREQGAGSFITPRYEDPLSRLSSFSEMLRRRGFTPSSQWLSRKIEPANRDEVIQLGLSPAAAVTRLKRLRLADDIVMAVENSTFPASLIPDPLVIGDSLYSYLDTRGLSIVRALQHFRAVNASAEIAQQMGIAPHDALLLITRVGYTADQRAIELTDTYCRNDYYDFVAELRK is encoded by the coding sequence ATGAACCAGACCTCGGAAGACCGCTGGCGTGACCTGCGCCCGGACCCGGACAGCGACACTCCGCTCTATCTGCAACTCGCACGCAAGCTCGCCAACGCCATCCACGACAATCGCTGGAACGCAGGCGAAGCCCTGCCCTCCGAGCGTGTGCTGTCCGAAGCGCTGGGCGTCTCGCGGATCACATCGAGGAAAGCCATCGCGTTGCTCGTCGAACAAGGGCTGATTCGCCGTGAACAAGGCGCGGGCAGCTTCATCACGCCGCGCTACGAAGACCCGCTCTCGCGTCTGTCGAGCTTCTCGGAGATGCTACGCCGCCGAGGTTTTACGCCGAGCTCGCAATGGCTCTCGCGCAAGATCGAGCCCGCCAATCGCGACGAAGTCATTCAACTCGGCCTCTCGCCCGCCGCCGCCGTCACGCGCCTGAAGCGCCTGCGTCTCGCCGACGACATCGTCATGGCGGTCGAAAACTCCACGTTTCCCGCCTCGCTCATTCCCGATCCGCTGGTCATCGGCGACTCGCTCTACAGTTATCTCGACACGCGCGGCCTCTCGATCGTGCGCGCGCTGCAGCACTTTCGCGCGGTGAACGCGAGCGCGGAGATCGCGCAGCAGATGGGCATCGCGCCGCACGACGCGCTTTTGCTCATCACGCGCGTAGGCTATACCGCCGATCAACGCGCGATCGAACTCACCGATACCTACTGCCGCAACGACTACTACGACTTCGTCGCCGAGTTGCGCAAGTGA
- the mdtD gene encoding multidrug transporter subunit MdtD, whose product MTDIAATTPSERSLTVMLWLVATGFFMQTLDSTIVNTALPAMAKSLGEAPLRMQGVVIGYSLTMAMMIPVSGWLADKLGTKRVFFSAILVFTIGSLLCANAQSLTALVAFRVVQGIGGAMLLPVGRLAVLRVFPAERYLSALAFVAIPGLIGPLIGPTLGGWLVQIASWHWIFLINVPVGVVGCIATKMFLPDSRNPATAPFDLAGYLLLAVGMVALTISLDGLADLGLPHAIVIVLLVLSLGCFVAYGLHATRAAQPIFSLDLFKIHTFSVGLLGNLFARIGSGAMPYLIPLLLQVSLGYTPFQAGMMMLPVAAAGMLCKRLVTRLIEKHGYRRVLVVNTVLVGLMMASFGLTSEHQPLWLRLVQLAIFGGVNSMQFTAMNTLTLKDLGTGGASSGNSLFSLVQMLSMSLGVTIAGAILATFTGILTRVTETNSLPAFHATFLCVGIITAATAWIFGQLAPEVRSTKRKTDPSEAN is encoded by the coding sequence ATGACCGACATCGCCGCCACGACGCCTTCGGAACGCTCACTCACCGTCATGCTGTGGCTCGTCGCCACGGGCTTCTTCATGCAGACGCTCGACTCGACCATCGTCAACACGGCCTTGCCCGCGATGGCGAAAAGTCTCGGCGAAGCGCCGCTGCGCATGCAAGGCGTCGTGATCGGCTATTCGCTCACGATGGCGATGATGATCCCCGTGTCCGGCTGGCTCGCCGACAAGCTCGGCACGAAGCGCGTGTTCTTCAGCGCGATTCTCGTGTTCACCATCGGCTCGCTCTTGTGCGCGAACGCGCAGTCGCTGACGGCGCTGGTCGCGTTCCGCGTCGTGCAAGGCATCGGCGGCGCGATGCTGTTGCCTGTCGGACGTCTGGCCGTGTTGCGCGTGTTTCCCGCCGAACGCTATTTGTCGGCGCTCGCGTTCGTCGCGATTCCGGGGCTTATCGGGCCACTCATCGGGCCAACGCTCGGCGGCTGGCTCGTGCAGATCGCGTCGTGGCACTGGATTTTCCTCATCAACGTGCCGGTGGGTGTGGTGGGCTGCATCGCGACCAAGATGTTTTTGCCCGATAGCCGCAATCCCGCCACCGCGCCCTTCGATCTTGCCGGCTATCTGCTGCTCGCAGTCGGCATGGTCGCGCTGACGATCTCGCTCGATGGCCTGGCCGATCTCGGTCTGCCGCATGCCATCGTCATCGTGTTGCTGGTGTTGAGCCTCGGATGCTTCGTCGCCTATGGTTTGCATGCGACGCGCGCCGCGCAACCCATCTTCTCGCTCGATCTGTTCAAGATCCACACGTTCAGCGTCGGCCTGCTCGGCAATCTCTTCGCGCGCATCGGCAGCGGCGCGATGCCTTATCTGATCCCGCTGCTCTTGCAGGTGAGCCTCGGCTACACGCCGTTTCAGGCGGGCATGATGATGCTGCCGGTCGCCGCGGCCGGCATGCTGTGCAAACGGCTCGTGACGCGGCTGATCGAAAAGCATGGTTATCGGCGCGTGCTGGTCGTGAACACCGTGCTCGTCGGGCTGATGATGGCGAGCTTCGGACTCACGAGCGAACATCAGCCGCTTTGGCTGCGTCTCGTGCAACTGGCGATCTTCGGCGGCGTCAACTCGATGCAGTTCACCGCCATGAACACGCTCACGCTGAAAGACCTCGGCACCGGCGGCGCGAGCAGCGGCAATAGCCTGTTTTCGCTCGTGCAGATGCTGTCGATGAGCCTTGGCGTGACCATCGCCGGCGCGATCCTCGCCACCTTCACCGGCATCCTCACGCGCGTGACGGAAACCAATTCGCTGCCCGCGTTCCACGCAACCTTCCTTTGCGTGGGCATCATCACGGCGGCAACGGCGTGGATTTTCGGGCAGCTTGCGCCGGAAGTACGCTCGACGAAGCGAAAGACAGATCCTTCCGAAGCGAACTAA
- a CDS encoding EAL domain-containing protein, giving the protein MSMVDIDPPRFQSPRPVAGDDGSRRTVLYGEYTVFSVFQPVFSVSHRRAIGYHASLRARDETHRHVPSHEVFTQAARRGDLLELGRLAESLHLGNFNAFDSHDEWLFLSLHPAALMDTSYGDALLAALKDIGLPPQRVVLEVPEQAGGETTRFTEIIDSMRKSGFLIALDGFGVKHSNIDRVWQLRPDIVTLDRCILQQATEHSHIERVLPRLVSLLHESGQLVLMGGLATERDALIALECNVDFVQGAYFAQPSVDAVHPQVAAGVMDALSAASRERVGARDRAQAARLEPYVSGLERAAVKLMEGETLAAATSELLQLVDTARCFLLDQEGRQIGDNVVPVVRTSQRAKRFSPLLHSEGASWERRPYFIEALRAPGRVQLTAPYLSINEAHLCVTASIAAQTPYGLQVLCVDINWEAVPRRR; this is encoded by the coding sequence ATGAGCATGGTTGACATCGATCCACCCCGCTTCCAGTCGCCGCGTCCCGTCGCGGGCGATGACGGCTCGCGTCGCACCGTGCTGTACGGCGAGTACACCGTGTTCAGCGTGTTTCAGCCGGTGTTCTCGGTGTCGCATCGGCGTGCGATCGGCTATCACGCGTCCTTGCGTGCACGGGACGAGACACATCGTCATGTACCGTCACACGAAGTGTTCACCCAGGCGGCACGGCGCGGCGATCTTCTGGAACTGGGACGATTGGCCGAGTCCCTTCATCTGGGCAACTTCAACGCGTTCGACAGCCACGACGAATGGCTCTTTCTGAGCCTCCACCCCGCCGCGCTGATGGACACGAGCTACGGCGACGCGCTCCTCGCGGCGTTGAAGGACATCGGCTTGCCGCCGCAGCGCGTGGTGCTGGAAGTGCCCGAACAGGCGGGCGGCGAGACGACGCGCTTCACCGAAATCATCGACTCCATGCGCAAGTCGGGGTTTCTGATCGCGCTGGATGGCTTCGGCGTGAAGCATTCGAATATCGATCGCGTGTGGCAGTTGCGGCCTGACATCGTGACGCTCGACCGCTGCATTCTCCAGCAGGCGACCGAGCATTCGCATATCGAGCGCGTGTTGCCCCGGCTTGTATCGCTGCTGCATGAATCCGGGCAACTCGTGTTGATGGGCGGCCTCGCGACCGAGCGCGACGCGCTGATCGCGCTCGAATGCAATGTCGATTTCGTGCAGGGCGCGTACTTCGCGCAGCCGAGCGTCGATGCCGTGCATCCGCAAGTCGCCGCGGGCGTGATGGATGCGTTGTCGGCTGCGTCGCGCGAACGCGTGGGCGCGCGCGACCGGGCGCAAGCCGCGCGTCTCGAACCCTACGTGAGCGGCCTCGAACGCGCGGCAGTCAAGCTCATGGAAGGCGAAACGCTGGCCGCCGCGACGAGCGAGCTGCTGCAACTGGTCGATACGGCGCGCTGTTTTCTGCTCGATCAGGAAGGCCGGCAGATCGGCGATAACGTCGTGCCGGTCGTGCGTACATCGCAGCGCGCGAAGCGTTTCAGTCCGCTGCTGCATTCGGAAGGCGCGAGCTGGGAGCGTCGGCCGTATTTCATCGAGGCGTTGCGCGCGCCAGGACGCGTGCAGTTGACCGCGCCGTATCTGTCCATCAACGAGGCGCATCTTTGCGTGACGGCATCCATCGCCGCGCAGACGCCGTATGGCTTGCAGGTGCTATGCGTCGATATCAACTGGGAAGCGGTGCCGCGGCGGCGCTGA
- a CDS encoding superoxide dismutase, translating into MEHTLPPLPFDKNALAPHMSEETLEYHYGKHHQTYVTNLNKLIPGTEFENLPLEEIVKKSSGGVFNNSAQVWNHTFFWNSLSPNGGGAPTGALADAINAKYGSFDKFKEEFAKVATGTFGSGWTWLVKKTDGLLDIVSTSNAATPLTTDAKPLVTIDVWEHAYYIDYRNARPKFIEAYWNIVNWDFASKNFGA; encoded by the coding sequence ATGGAACATACCCTCCCGCCGTTGCCGTTCGACAAGAACGCGCTTGCTCCGCACATGTCGGAAGAAACGCTCGAGTATCACTATGGCAAGCATCACCAGACCTATGTGACGAACCTCAACAAGCTGATTCCGGGCACCGAATTCGAGAACCTTCCGCTCGAAGAGATCGTGAAGAAGTCGTCGGGCGGCGTGTTCAACAACTCGGCGCAAGTCTGGAATCACACGTTCTTCTGGAACAGCCTGTCGCCGAACGGCGGCGGCGCACCGACGGGCGCGCTGGCTGACGCGATCAACGCCAAGTACGGCTCGTTCGACAAGTTCAAGGAAGAGTTCGCCAAGGTCGCGACCGGCACGTTCGGTTCGGGCTGGACGTGGCTTGTAAAGAAGACGGACGGCTTGCTCGATATCGTCTCCACCAGCAACGCCGCCACGCCGCTCACGACGGATGCCAAGCCGCTCGTGACCATCGACGTATGGGAACATGCTTATTACATCGATTACCGCAATGCGCGTCCGAAGTTCATCGAAGCGTATTGGAACATCGTGAATTGGGACTTCGCTTCGAAGAATTTCGGGGCTTAA
- the xseA gene encoding exodeoxyribonuclease VII large subunit: protein MTPDSLMPQGSDAVIPVSVLNRAINTMLERSFPLVWVSGEVSNFTRAASGHWYFSIKDAGAQMRCVMFRGRAQYAEFTPREGDKIEVRALVTMYEPRGELQLNVEAVRRTGQGRLFEAFLRLKAQLESEGLFAAERKRALPTLPRGIGIVTSLQAAALRDVLTTLARRAPHVPVVVYPAPVQGTGVGAKLAAMVEAASARREVDVLIVCRGGGSIEDLWAFNEEVLARAIAASSVPVVSGVGHETDFTIADFAADMRAPTPTAAAELVSPQRVVLLQELDQRHAALARSFGRTMERRAQELDWLARRLVSPAERLARQHVHLRQLASRLATAGARPVRDARAHFALVQYRWQRRRPDVATQIEHLGRLAERMQRARERHHERANARVSELAARLQVLSPQRTFERGYAALIDTQTGRALRAPDALKPKRPMTVHLAEGSADVLLADVQPRLSDEF from the coding sequence ATGACTCCCGATTCTTTGATGCCGCAAGGCAGCGATGCCGTCATCCCCGTTTCCGTGCTCAATCGTGCGATCAACACGATGCTCGAACGGTCGTTTCCGCTCGTGTGGGTATCGGGCGAAGTCTCGAACTTCACGCGCGCCGCGAGCGGACACTGGTACTTCTCGATCAAGGATGCGGGCGCGCAGATGCGCTGCGTGATGTTTCGCGGCCGCGCGCAATACGCCGAATTCACGCCGCGCGAAGGCGACAAGATCGAGGTGCGCGCGCTCGTCACCATGTACGAGCCGCGCGGCGAACTGCAACTCAACGTGGAAGCGGTGCGGCGCACGGGGCAGGGGCGGCTTTTCGAGGCATTTCTGCGGCTGAAGGCGCAGCTCGAAAGCGAAGGCTTGTTCGCGGCGGAACGCAAGCGCGCGCTGCCGACGCTTCCGCGTGGCATAGGCATCGTGACGTCGCTGCAGGCGGCGGCGTTGCGCGACGTGTTGACGACACTCGCGCGCCGCGCGCCACACGTGCCGGTCGTCGTTTATCCCGCGCCGGTGCAAGGAACGGGCGTCGGCGCGAAGCTCGCGGCGATGGTCGAAGCGGCGAGCGCGCGGCGCGAAGTCGATGTGCTGATCGTGTGCCGGGGCGGCGGGTCCATCGAAGATTTATGGGCGTTCAACGAGGAAGTGCTCGCGCGCGCGATCGCGGCGAGCAGCGTGCCGGTGGTGAGCGGCGTCGGCCATGAGACCGACTTCACGATCGCCGATTTCGCCGCCGACATGCGCGCGCCGACGCCGACCGCCGCTGCCGAACTCGTCAGTCCGCAGCGCGTGGTGTTGCTGCAGGAATTGGATCAGCGTCACGCGGCGCTCGCACGAAGTTTTGGCCGGACGATGGAGCGTCGCGCCCAAGAACTCGACTGGCTCGCGCGCCGCCTCGTGAGTCCCGCCGAGCGTCTGGCAAGGCAACACGTGCATCTGCGGCAACTGGCGAGCCGGCTCGCCACGGCGGGCGCCCGCCCGGTTCGCGATGCACGCGCGCATTTCGCGCTGGTGCAGTATCGGTGGCAACGCAGAAGGCCGGATGTCGCGACGCAGATCGAGCATCTCGGCCGTTTGGCCGAGCGCATGCAGCGTGCGCGCGAGCGTCATCATGAGCGTGCGAACGCGCGCGTGTCCGAGCTTGCGGCGCGCTTGCAGGTGCTGAGTCCGCAGCGCACGTTCGAGCGCGGTTACGCCGCCCTGATCGATACCCAAACCGGCCGTGCGCTGCGCGCGCCGGACGCACTCAAACCGAAGCGTCCGATGACCGTGCATCTCGCGGAAGGCTCCGCCGATGTCCTTCTCGCCGATGTCCAGCCGCGTTTGTCCGACGAATTCTGA
- the lpxK gene encoding tetraacyldisaccharide 4'-kinase, whose amino-acid sequence MSDFKPPIENFFAREWRKRGPVAWALTPFACIFGAIAATRRAFFELGWIKRVDVGVPVVVVGNVTVGGTGKTPTVIALVEALRAAGHQPGVVSRGYGAKIAKPTSVAPTSAAAQVGDEPLLIARRTHAPVFVCPDRVAAARALVEAHPEVDVIVSDDGLQHYRLARVFELVVFDDRLGGNGFLLPAGPLREPMSRHRDATLINSPYDRTLPPWPNTFALELESGDAWLLDDPSVRRPLAQFAGEKVVAAAGIGSPERFFATLRAAGITPGTRAFPDHYSYRENPFEDVKADAILITEKDAVKFGAWRDARIWVVPVQAVLRPRLIALVVEKLRGRTSA is encoded by the coding sequence ATGTCTGACTTCAAACCGCCCATCGAAAACTTTTTCGCACGCGAATGGCGCAAGCGCGGTCCCGTTGCGTGGGCGCTCACGCCCTTCGCCTGCATCTTCGGCGCGATTGCCGCGACGCGCCGGGCGTTCTTCGAACTCGGCTGGATCAAGCGCGTCGATGTCGGCGTGCCGGTGGTCGTCGTCGGCAACGTGACGGTTGGTGGCACGGGCAAGACGCCGACGGTCATCGCGCTCGTCGAGGCTCTGCGCGCGGCAGGGCATCAGCCGGGCGTCGTTTCGCGCGGATACGGCGCGAAGATCGCGAAGCCGACGAGCGTCGCGCCGACCTCGGCCGCCGCGCAAGTCGGCGACGAGCCGCTGCTGATCGCGCGCCGCACTCACGCGCCGGTCTTCGTATGCCCGGATCGCGTAGCGGCGGCGCGTGCGCTGGTCGAGGCGCATCCCGAAGTCGATGTCATCGTGTCCGACGACGGCCTGCAGCACTATCGGCTCGCGCGCGTGTTCGAGCTCGTCGTATTCGACGACCGCCTCGGCGGCAACGGCTTCCTGCTGCCCGCCGGCCCGTTGCGCGAACCGATGTCGCGCCATCGCGACGCGACGCTCATCAACAGCCCCTACGACCGCACCTTGCCGCCGTGGCCCAACACCTTCGCGCTCGAACTCGAATCAGGCGATGCCTGGCTGCTCGACGATCCATCGGTGCGCCGTCCGCTCGCGCAGTTCGCAGGCGAGAAAGTGGTCGCCGCCGCGGGCATCGGTTCGCCCGAGCGTTTCTTCGCGACCTTGCGCGCCGCCGGCATCACGCCTGGCACGCGCGCGTTCCCCGATCACTATTCGTATCGCGAGAATCCTTTCGAGGACGTGAAAGCCGACGCCATCCTGATCACCGAGAAGGATGCAGTAAAATTTGGGGCCTGGCGTGATGCGCGCATCTGGGTCGTTCCCGTGCAAGCCGTGCTCAGGCCTCGCCTCATCGCTCTAGTTGTGGAGAAACTCCGTGGACGCACGTCTGCTTGA
- a CDS encoding Trm112 family protein, whose translation MDARLLEILVCPICKGPLTYDRAAQELVCSADKLAYPIRDGIPVMLVDEARQTVEGTPVEPLKPVGGA comes from the coding sequence GTGGACGCACGTCTGCTTGAAATCCTCGTCTGCCCGATCTGCAAGGGTCCGCTCACCTATGACCGCGCGGCGCAGGAACTCGTCTGCAGCGCGGACAAGCTTGCTTATCCCATTCGCGACGGCATTCCCGTGATGCTCGTCGACGAAGCGCGTCAAACGGTGGAAGGCACGCCGGTCGAGCCGTTGAAGCCGGTTGGCGGCGCGTAA
- the kdsB gene encoding 3-deoxy-manno-octulosonate cytidylyltransferase: MSVPFIAVVPARLASTRLPNKPLADIGGKPMVVRVAERARESGASQVIVATDSDRVVEASRDHGIEVMLTRSDHPTGTDRLAEVATRLNWPDDAIVVNVQGDEPLIDPQLVRDVAAHLAAHPECAIATAAHPIHDPADVFNPNVVKVVLDAKSVALYFSRAPIPWTRDAWQSHWPDVAALSALPAVPENVLRHIGLYAYRAKFLREFPNLAQAPIEAAEALEQLRALWHGERIAVRVTHETPAPGVDTPADLARVQALFSSAG; encoded by the coding sequence ATGTCCGTGCCGTTCATCGCCGTCGTTCCGGCGCGTCTTGCTTCCACACGGCTGCCGAACAAACCACTCGCCGATATCGGCGGTAAGCCGATGGTCGTGCGCGTCGCCGAACGCGCGCGCGAGTCCGGCGCGAGCCAGGTGATCGTCGCAACCGACTCCGACCGCGTGGTCGAGGCTTCGCGCGATCACGGCATCGAAGTGATGCTCACGCGCTCGGATCACCCCACCGGCACCGACCGTCTCGCCGAAGTGGCGACGCGTCTGAACTGGCCCGACGACGCCATCGTCGTGAACGTTCAGGGCGACGAGCCGCTCATCGACCCGCAACTCGTGCGCGATGTCGCCGCGCATCTCGCGGCGCATCCCGAATGCGCAATCGCCACGGCCGCGCATCCCATTCACGATCCCGCCGACGTGTTCAATCCGAATGTCGTGAAAGTCGTGCTCGATGCGAAGAGCGTCGCGCTCTACTTCTCGCGTGCGCCCATTCCCTGGACGCGCGACGCGTGGCAATCGCACTGGCCGGACGTCGCCGCGCTTTCGGCGCTGCCCGCGGTGCCCGAAAACGTGCTGCGGCATATTGGCCTGTACGCGTATCGCGCGAAGTTTCTGCGCGAGTTTCCAAACCTCGCGCAAGCGCCCATCGAAGCCGCCGAGGCGCTCGAACAACTGCGCGCGTTGTGGCATGGCGAGCGCATCGCGGTGCGCGTCACGCATGAAACACCTGCACCGGGCGTCGATACACCCGCCGATCTCGCGCGCGTCCAGGCGCTCTTTTCCAGCGCCGGCTGA
- the adk gene encoding adenylate kinase: MRLILLGAPGAGKGTQANFIKEKFGIPQISTGDMLRAAVKAGSPLGVEAKGYMDAGELVPDTLIINLVKERLLADDCKNGYLFDGFPRTIPQAEAMKNAAVVIDYVLEIDVPFDEIITRMSGRRVHAASGRTYHVKFNPPKNDMTDDVTGEPLIQRDDDKEETVKKRLDVYEAQTKPLIAYYNDWAKRGETNGLKAPEYRKISGLGAVDEIRTRVFDALK; this comes from the coding sequence ATGCGTTTGATCCTGTTGGGCGCACCCGGCGCGGGCAAGGGCACCCAGGCAAACTTCATCAAGGAAAAGTTCGGCATTCCGCAGATCTCGACCGGCGACATGTTGCGCGCGGCCGTGAAGGCGGGCTCGCCGCTCGGCGTCGAGGCCAAGGGCTATATGGACGCGGGCGAGCTCGTGCCGGACACGCTCATCATCAATCTCGTAAAGGAGCGGCTGCTCGCGGACGACTGCAAGAACGGCTATCTGTTCGACGGTTTCCCGCGCACCATTCCGCAAGCGGAAGCCATGAAGAACGCGGCTGTCGTAATCGACTACGTGCTGGAAATCGACGTGCCGTTCGACGAGATCATCACGCGTATGAGCGGGCGTCGCGTCCACGCGGCGTCGGGCCGCACGTATCACGTCAAGTTCAATCCGCCGAAGAACGACATGACGGACGACGTCACCGGCGAGCCGCTGATCCAGCGCGACGACGACAAGGAAGAAACCGTGAAGAAGCGGCTCGACGTGTATGAAGCGCAGACCAAGCCGCTCATCGCGTACTACAACGACTGGGCGAAGCGCGGTGAAACGAACGGGCTGAAGGCGCCGGAATATCGCAAGATTTCCGGGCTCGGCGCGGTCGATGAAATCCGCACGCGCGTGTTCGATGCTTTGAAGTAA
- a CDS encoding 3-hydroxyacyl-CoA dehydrogenase: MEIQGNVFLITGGASGLGEATARLVAGLGGTVVIADMNEAAGAALAKELSGEFVKCDVSQEGDGHRAIEAATQRGTLRGLVNCAGIAPASKTVGRDGPHPLDLFSKVIAVNLIGTFNMIRLAAEVMSKNAPNETGERGVIVNTASVAAFDGQMGQAAYAASKSGVAGMTLPIARDLSRNGIRVMTIAPGLFETPMLLGMPQDVQDALGAMVPFPPRLGKPNEYALLVKQIFDNPMLNGEVIRLDGAIRMQPK; encoded by the coding sequence ATGGAGATACAAGGCAACGTTTTTCTGATCACCGGCGGCGCGTCCGGCCTGGGTGAGGCCACCGCGCGGCTCGTCGCCGGGCTAGGCGGAACGGTCGTCATCGCGGACATGAACGAAGCGGCGGGCGCCGCGCTGGCGAAGGAGTTGTCCGGCGAGTTCGTCAAATGCGATGTCAGTCAGGAGGGCGACGGCCACCGCGCCATCGAAGCCGCCACTCAACGCGGCACTCTGCGTGGACTAGTGAATTGCGCGGGCATCGCGCCGGCATCGAAGACGGTGGGCCGCGACGGGCCGCATCCGCTCGATCTGTTCAGCAAGGTCATCGCGGTTAATCTCATCGGCACGTTCAACATGATTCGGCTCGCGGCCGAGGTCATGTCGAAGAACGCGCCCAACGAAACGGGCGAACGCGGGGTGATCGTGAATACGGCGTCGGTCGCGGCGTTCGACGGGCAAATGGGCCAGGCGGCCTATGCCGCGTCCAAGAGCGGCGTGGCCGGCATGACGTTGCCCATCGCGCGCGATTTGTCGAGAAACGGTATCCGCGTGATGACCATCGCGCCTGGTCTCTTCGAAACGCCGATGCTGCTCGGCATGCCGCAAGACGTACAGGACGCGCTCGGCGCCATGGTTCCGTTCCCGCCGCGTCTTGGCAAGCCGAACGAATACGCGCTGCTCGTCAAACAGATCTTCGATAACCCGATGCTCAACGGCGAAGTCATCCGTCTCGACGGCGCAATTCGCATGCAGCCGAAGTAA
- a CDS encoding SirB1 family protein: MTTTRILDYFTSLVADDESLPLTEAALSLAQDAYPDLDMQAVLAEIDELVVRARRRMPDDADMKQKVEALNRYFFRELGFSSNLNDYYDPDNSHLNVVLRRRRGIPISLAVIYLEMADQLGLPVRGVSFPGHFLLRVSTPDHDLMLDPTTGQTLSEAQMVEMLEPYVQRVGESIGSALRVLLQPATRREIVARMLRNLKSIYLQTERWQRLLAVQQRLVIVLPGSIEEVRDRGFAYARLDYLRPALEDLQRYLEDRPDAEDATVVETELHELRQRTQHDGD; encoded by the coding sequence ATGACGACAACGCGTATCCTCGATTACTTCACTTCGCTCGTGGCGGACGACGAGAGTCTTCCGCTCACGGAAGCGGCTTTGTCGCTTGCGCAGGACGCGTATCCCGATCTCGACATGCAAGCGGTGCTCGCGGAGATCGACGAACTCGTCGTGCGGGCGCGCCGCCGCATGCCCGACGACGCGGACATGAAGCAAAAGGTCGAGGCGCTCAATCGTTATTTCTTCCGCGAGCTGGGTTTCTCAAGCAACCTCAACGATTACTACGACCCGGACAACAGCCATCTGAACGTGGTGTTGCGACGGCGTCGCGGCATTCCGATTTCGCTTGCGGTGATCTATCTGGAAATGGCCGATCAGCTCGGTCTGCCCGTGCGCGGCGTGTCGTTTCCCGGGCATTTCCTGCTGCGTGTCTCGACGCCCGATCACGATCTCATGCTCGATCCGACCACCGGCCAGACGCTTTCCGAAGCGCAGATGGTCGAAATGCTGGAGCCGTACGTGCAGCGCGTGGGCGAATCCATTGGCAGCGCGTTGCGCGTGTTGTTGCAGCCTGCGACACGCCGCGAGATCGTCGCGCGCATGCTGCGCAATCTGAAAAGCATCTACTTGCAGACGGAGCGCTGGCAGCGCTTGCTCGCCGTGCAGCAGCGGCTCGTCATCGTGTTGCCGGGAAGTATCGAGGAAGTGCGCGACCGTGGTTTTGCCTACGCGCGGCTCGATTATCTGCGTCCGGCGCTCGAAGATCTGCAGCGTTATCTGGAAGATCGTCCCGATGCGGAAGATGCAACCGTCGTCGAAACCGAGCTGCATGAACTGAGGCAGCGCACGCAGCACGACGGCGACTAA